A genome region from Trachemys scripta elegans isolate TJP31775 chromosome 2, CAS_Tse_1.0, whole genome shotgun sequence includes the following:
- the LOC117872598 gene encoding mediator of RNA polymerase II transcription subunit 1-like isoform X4 has product MKDELLLCVSSPEAGLRGGHFAVMRFRFPLLRDGVDPVKLISINALMDKLHLKYAQKPWIETLKLVRLCMDKPPRGSISVTPHHPLLSCLEKIQRTLNAKSLSTVMSRLEFVSKQRGLKSHISPNGTACYLTSDMFYVEVQLEKDGKVIDVKLAHPGEAPVVCDDLVQLLRMKNYDAFGKILEGLLNLYQIPGNSDMKAKVYLALQSLEKDLYSMSLLYRTQDVNRVTEVLHGKAGHLVQRTGGTPMNIEYYLSPYQVLEEELNPGSQVCGTKVFVTVGSSNTTHKLPISPLIVDSQAGDGNPAFLPLTDELSMDLSACFFLMFHQPFPMSSSSIQEIQKLTGISIDGLKLASLHALIVQFTFNDEYKEDVAMNNSCFFVSLPDCPKHSYFINKGTEKSGITGALVSKIPFTHPKCVPAIIEILRHQVAYNTLIGSCLSENTINEASYGGEFSLCGS; this is encoded by the exons ATGAAGGATGAGCTTTTGCTTTGTGTCTCCTCTCCTGAGGCTGGGCTAAGGGGCGGGCATTTTGCTGTCATGAGGTTCCGTTTCCCCCTTCTGAGGGATGGAGTAG atCCTGTGAAACTTATTTCAATAAATGCTTTAATGGACAAGCTGCATCTAAAATATGCACAAAAACCATGGATTGAAACTCTGAAACTTGTACGTCTTTGCATG GATAAACCACCTCGAGGTTCCATTAGTGTTACCCCACATCATCCTTTACTCTCTTGCTTGGAGAAGATACAGAGGACTTTAAATG CTAAATCTTTGTCTACTGTGATGAGCAGATTGGAATTTGTATCCAAACAAAGGGG gTTGAAATCTCACATAAGTCCCAATGGGACAGCTTGCTATTTAACATCAGACATGTTCTATGTAGAAGTTCAGTTGGAGAAAGATGGAAAGGTGATAGATGTAAAATTGGCTCACCCTGGAGAAGCTCCTGTG gTTTGTGATGACCTAGTGCAGCTTCTAAG GATGAAGAATTATGATGCCTTTGGAAAGATTCTAGAAGGCCTGTTAAATCTGTATCAAATTCCAGGAAATAG TGACATGAAAGCTAAGGTATATCTTGCCTTGCAATCTTTGGAAAAAGATCTCTATTCAATGTCCCTTCTGTACAG AACACAGGATGTAAACAGAGTTACTGAAGTACTTCATGGAAAAGCAGGACACCTTGTGCAAAGAACTGGAG GAACCCCTATGAACATTGAATATTATCTATCTCCATATCAAGTTCTGGAAGAAGAGCTGAATCCTG GCTCCCAAGTATGTGGAACAAAAGTATTTGTAACTGTTGGAAGTTCAAACACAACACACAAACTTCCCATTTCCCCATTAATTGTGGATTCTCAGGCAGGAGATGG CAACCCTGCTTTTTTACCACTGACTGATGAactcagcatggatttgtcagctTGCTTTTTCTTGATGTTTCATCAGCCTTTTCCTATGTCCTCATCCAGTATTCAAGAGATACAGAAGCTTACAG GAATTTCAATTGATGGACTGAAGCTAGCTTCTCTTCATGCATTGATTGTTCAATTTACCTTTAATGATGAGTACAAGGAAGATGTGGCCATGAATAATTCTTGTTTCTTTGTG TCTCTTCCAGATTGCCCGAAGCACAGTTATTTCATAAATAAGGGCACAGAGAAATCAGGTATAACAGGAGCCCTCGTCAGTAAAATTCCATTTACCCATCCAAAGTGTGTACCTGCTATAATTGAGATTCTTCGGCATCAAGTGGCATATAACACTCTTATTGGCAGCTGTCTCTCTGAGAACACTATAAACGAAG CATCCTATGGGGGAGAGTTTAGCCTGTG TGGTAGTTGA